Genomic DNA from Chlorocebus sabaeus isolate Y175 chromosome 6, mChlSab1.0.hap1, whole genome shotgun sequence:
aataaataaacaaacaaccagTTTGTTATACCTTAGctataccttaaaaaaaaaaaaaaaaaagctgtcaacAGATAGAGCAGaagtgaaataaaggaaaataaatggactGAGAACTCTAAGGTATATTTGACAAATCACTCAGAacctttaaaaaagagagaatcacAGAGgcatagagagacagagagcgagGAACGGGGAGACAGCACCACTTGTGGCCCAAGGAGAGAGAAACAAGGCTCCTAAGacagacaggagagagagagagagagacagccagagagagagagagagagagagacagagagacagagaggcgagagggagagagagaaagagagaggggtggggtggagagagaCACGAGATATTGAGAGAGACTCAAAAAGACAGCCCTGGGAGAACCACAGAGCGATGGAAGAagactctgggaaaaaaaaaaaaaaaagaaaaacacagagacaAAGATGGAAAGAGGAGTATCGAGCGGGAACAGACAGTGGTGGAATGAGCAAAACGCAGAGAAGCAAGCAACAATCCAGGCGCCGGGAACAGTGAGTGACACAGAGTTGGTGAGAAGCCAGATCCCTAAGGctgggggaggcagggaaggggctGGTCTGGCTTCCGGAGACCCCTCCCCATCCTCTGAGCCAGGGAGGTAGGGAGTGGTATTCCGGACGGGATGGGGGGTGCTCTGGGGGTGGAGATGGGGGGAGCAGGAGGAGCGATTGCTAAGGCCCAATAGGCACCTCATGGCCCGGGAATGTGCCCCAGGGAGCAGTGGGTGGTTATAACTCAGGCCTGGTGcccagagcccaggaggaggCAGTGGCCAGGAAGGTGCAGGCCTGAGAAATCCGCGGCTGAACTGGAAGCGAATCCCCCACCCCCTACCTGGGGGACAGGGCAGGTGAGACCTGGGGAGGGTGGCTCagcaggcagggaaggagaggtGTCTGTGCGTCCTGCACCCacatctttctctgtcttccctcCTCGCCCCGTCTGGAGGTTGCTAGACTCCTATCTGCTGAATTCCATAGTGCCTGGGTCTCAGCACGGTGCTGATGGCGGCACAGCGTCTTGTGCTTCCTCTCCACCTGGGGAAATAAGgtaggggaggaaggggaagtgAGTTAAGGGCTCCCGGGATCCCCTGGGCCTCCCAACCATCTGACATCCCCCATCCAGGTGCAGCGGCCATGGCTACAGCAAGAACCCCCTGGATGTGGGCGCTCTGTGCTCTGATCACAGCCTTGCTTCTGGGGGTCACAGGTAACCAGAACTCTGGGGTGGGGGGGGCGTGGGATAGGGAGGACTGCCTCTGCGTCACTAGAGTGCCTGTCCCCTGGGGAACTGTGTGAGCCTGGGCGTGACTCCGGGACTGGGTGAATGGGAGTCTCGGTCTGTATTTGTGGTTGTGCGATTGTATGTGGCCCTGTGACTGCCACGGTGTGTGTCGGGGAGGGGGATGCCTTTTCCCATATCAAGTGACTGTGCGGCAGGTGGCACTGACCCTTTGAGGCTGTATGTGTGGTTTTGTGATTGTGTGTGCATTTAAGATTGTGTGTGGCTCCACAGTGATGTGGGTGAATGCATGTGGCACTGGGGGTGTTTACTGTGTGTTTGGCTGTGTGTGGCGACTTGGCTTTGTGTATGACTGCAGGGATCTGCAGTTCCTGTCCCTGAGGTCCCGGGATTTCGTGCAACAAAAGCGGTCATCACCATGGAAATGTGTGACTGTGTGCTTGCAGGTGATTGTGTGATTGTGGCTGAGTGCGGCATTATGGGTGCTTGTATTTGTGACCTTGTGACTCCCTGAAGCTCTATGTAGGGTGACTGTacgtgactgtgtgtgtctgtgtgaggcCGTGTAAATACTACGGTATGTGTGATGGTGCAGctgtgtgtctggagtttctgtCTCTGCCTGGAGGGATAGAGGGTGCAGGGATGGCTGTCTCTGGGAGATGGGTGCTAGGTGACCGACTtgaggtgtgtgcctgtgtgcagaACAGTGTGTGGCAGTCTGAACATCTATGCAAACATGGCATCTTTGCATGCACTGAGACACTGTGGATGAGGGTGTGCGATCCCGCAAGGCTGCCCAGGAGCATATGTACCTGGTGAGCGTGTGTACCTGGAGACAGAGCTGTACTGTCAGCTGCGCCTGTGGAGGCAATGCGTGCCTGTCTGCAGAACCGCGTGCACGCTTGGAGGTTACTGCTGTTGTGTGCATGGTTCTCCGGGTGAGTTTGTGAGTGATGGTGGTGCCAGGGCCATTAGCAAGGGTAAgatccaggccgggcgtggtggctcacacctgtaatcccagcactttgggcagccagggagggtggatcgcctgaggtcgggagttggagaccagcctggccaacatggtgaaaccccatctcaactaaaaatacaaaaaattagctggtgttgtggcgcatgcctgtaatcccagctactcgggagactgaggcaggaaaactgcttgaacccggggggtggaggttgcggtgagccgagatcgccccattacactccaccctggccaacaagagcaaaactccatctcaaaaaaaaaaaaaaaaagaaaaagaaaaagaaaaaaaggagtaagAACCAGTGAATGGGCATGGGAGGACTGATGATGGAGTGGGGCATGTATGTAGTCTGTAGGTCTGTATACGAGAGGAGGGGATTGACAGGATCCAGGAGGCAAGGTTGTATCCGAGAATTCAGAAACCTATGCCTGCTCTTTCCCCTCCACGTGGCCCCCTAAGGTGAGCCCTTCTTTCCTGGTCTAGCTTTGGGAACCCCAGCTCCGCCCATGAGCTCTGACCCCACCTCCTTTCCTCAACCACGCCCCTAGGCCAGACTCTAGTTGACCCCGCCTCAGGCCGCAACCCTTTGAGCCAGGCTCCAGTCCCTATTCTGTGGGCACATTCTAGAACCCCCTTCAAAGTCAGAGTCAGAAGTcagagggttttgtttgtttgtttgtttgttttggagacagagtcttgctctttctcccaggctggagtgcagtggcatgatctcggctcacttcaacctctgcctcccgggttcaagtgattctcatgcctccacctcctgagtaactggaattacaggcgcgtaccacgcctggctaatttttgtgtttttagtagagacggggtttcaccttgttggccaggctggtctcgaactcccaacctcaggtgatccgcccgcctcggcctcccagagtgctgcggttacagatgtgagccactgcaccccgcccaaAGTCAGAGCTCTTTATAGGAGACTATAACATATAACCCTGGCCTCGGCCCTGACCAAGTCGATTCCAAACCCTTTCCTGCCTCCAGCCCTGACCCCACTCACTGAGGCCTGACCCCACTTCCTGAGACCAGTTCCATCCCTAAAGCCCTGGTctccctcccatccccaggctCCAGCCCCCACAGCCTTGGCTGTACCCCTGAGCTTGTCCAGGAATCCTGTACCCAATTTTATCCTCCCATTTAGTTCTAGCCAATTCCAGGAATCCGTGAGGTCCAGTTAGAGTCCAGTAACCCTACCTGAGCCTGGGCTCTGTCCTTACGCTTGAGCCTGGTCTTGAGCGGAGCCACTCTTATTCTCCAGGCCCCGCCCCTAAACCCTGGCCCCGCCCCCTCAGCAGGTCAGACACCCACCCTCTAGCAGGTCTGGCCTCTTGAGTCTGAGACCCACCCCGAGCCCAAGCCCCGCCTCTGAGCCCCGCCCAACCCATTTTCCGTCCTCAGAGCATGTTCTCGCCAACGATGATGTTTCCTGTGACAATTCCTCTAACACCGTGCCCTCTGGGAGCAACCGGGACGTGGGAGCTGGGGCCGGGGACGATGCCCGGTCGGATGACAGCAGCAGTCGCATCATCAACGGGTCCGACTGCGATGAGCACACCCAGCCGTGGCAGGCTGCGCTATTGCTAGGGCCCAACCAGCTCTACTGCGGGGGGGTGCTGGTGCATCCACAGTGGCTGCTCACGGCCGCCCACTGCAGGAAGAAGTGAGTGGGAGTTCCAAGAGGAGGGCTGGTGGGGACGGAGGAAGTGGGGTTGGGGGGCATGGAGGTGAGGGCTGGTGGGGATGGGGAAGTGGGGTTGGGGAGGCATGGAGGTGAGGGCTGGTGGGGATGGGGAAGTGGGGTTGGGAGGCATGGAGGTGAGGGCTGGTGGGGATGGGTTGGGGATGTGGGAGCAGCAGGAGGTCGAGTTGGGGATAGGACTAAGGATGGAGTTTTGCGGGAGAGTAGGGTGGGAGGATGAGGTTGTGGAGGGGCCAGTGTTGTGGTAGGGAACAGGAAGGAGCTAAGGACGGGTTGGATTCGGGGTTAAGAGCGTGTAATTGTTGAATGGTTTGGGGTGGAGGTGGAATTGGGGTTAGGAGCGTATATTGGTCGAATGGTTTGGGATGGAGGTGGAACTGGGATTGGCTTTAGAATTGGGGGTGGGTGAAAATCGTGCTGGAGTGGAAATGAAGATGGAATGGAGATGGTGTTGGGATTGGGAACAGATACAGAATTAAGAGTGGGGATTGGAATTTGGGTTGGGGTTGGGGATGGTTGGATTTGGGCTCGAGAATGCATGTGTGATGGCTTCTGGGTAGCGAAAGGTTTAGGGTTGGGAATGAGATGGGTTTGGAATTGTGATTGGGATGGGGACAGGCATGGAATTGGAGACCAAGATGGAGTTGAGGATGGTTTGGGgactgggggtgagggtgggactggggctggggctgggtgtggggtTGGGATTGGCGTTGACATGGAGATAGAGATCAGGGCTGGTGGTGACCTGCCCCATCTTCCTCAGAGTTTTCAGAGTCCGTCTCGGCCACTACTCCCTGTCACCAGTTTATGAATCTGGGCAGCAGATGTTCCAGGGGATCAAATCCATCCCCCACCCTGGCTACTCCCACCCTGGCCACTCTAATGACCTCATGCTCATCAAACTGAACAGAAGAATTCATTCCACTAAAGATGTCAGACCCATCAACGTCTCCTCTCATTGTCCCTCTGCTGGGACAAAGTGCTTGGTATCTGGCTGGGGGACAACCAGAAGTCCCCAAGGTGAGTATCCAGGTTCTTCTTGATACCAACCCATCTCTGCCACCTTCCATCTTTCTCCACCTCTCATTGTGTTCCTGTTTGACAGTGCACTTCCCTAAGGTCCTCCAGTGCTTGAATATCAGCGTGCTAAGTCAGAAAAGGTGCGAGGATGCCTACCCGAGACAGATAGATGACACCATGTTCTGCGCTGGTGACGAGGCGGGTAGAGACTCCTGCCAGGTGAGGACACCTCTCTCTTTATTCAGCAGATGCACACTGAGTGCCAGCTCAGTAACATGAACTTTGCCAAGTTCTGAGAATCCAGCCATCGCCAAGACAGTCAGGACCCCTGTTCTCACAGAGCTCAAACCCTAGAGTAGTGGTATTTAGTAGAAATAATGCTGAGCTGCTTATGTCATTTCCAGTTTTCTAGTAGGCAcattaaaacaagaagaaaaggccgggcgcagtggctcaggcctgtaatcccagcactttgggaggctgaggcaggcggatcacttgcggtcagaagttcgagaccagcctgaccaacatggcaaaactctgtctctacaaaaaaaaaaaaaaaaaaaatacaaaaatacaaaaattacccgggcctggtggtgggcacctgtaatctcagctactcaggaggctgagacacaagaatcacttaaacccaggaggtggaggttgcagtgaggtgagatcacgccattgcactccaacctgagagacagagtgacaccttgtctcaaaaaaaaaaaaaaaaaaaaaagaaggaaggaaagaaagaaagaggtgaaGTTAACTTTAATAACCCAATGTATCCcaaatacaattatttcaaagtttaattaatataaaacaattatgaaTGAGATACTTtacattcttttcttgttttcatatCAAGTCTTTGAAAGCGAGTATGTATTTTATACtgacagcacatctcaatttggactagctacatttcaggtgctcagtagccacatgtggccagcaGTTACTGTATTGGATAGCACGGGTCTAGAGGGAAAGATCAAGGCTGTTTTGTATA
This window encodes:
- the KLK5 gene encoding kallikrein-5 codes for the protein MATARTPWMWALCALITALLLGVTEHVLANDDVSCDNSSNTVPSGSNRDVGAGAGDDARSDDSSSRIINGSDCDEHTQPWQAALLLGPNQLYCGGVLVHPQWLLTAAHCRKKVFRVRLGHYSLSPVYESGQQMFQGIKSIPHPGYSHPGHSNDLMLIKLNRRIHSTKDVRPINVSSHCPSAGTKCLVSGWGTTRSPQVHFPKVLQCLNISVLSQKRCEDAYPRQIDDTMFCAGDEAGRDSCQGDSGGPVVCNGSLQGLVSWGDYPCAKPNRPGVYTNLCKFTKWIQETIQANS